ATCAGCAGACCGACCACCAGGCTGAAGGCGATGAACAAGGGATTGGCCGGCAGCAGGAGCTGACTGGCGCCACGCGGCATGATCATCGCGAGGCTCCTTTCTGTGCGGCGGCGGGCGCGGAGGCCGCCTCGTCGACATTGGCGGCGGCGCGCGAGGATCTGCCCGACTTGCCGCCCTTGCGATTGCCTTCGGCGGTGGTGGCCGCGCTGGCGGCTTCGGCCGCCGCCTCTTCACGGGCGGCTTCCTGCCCCAGCAGCGGCTCCAGCACCAGCACATGGCGGGCGCTGTCCGGCTGCGCGACCGGTGCCAGACCGACCCGGGCGAAGCTCGTGTCTCCGCGACGTTCCACCTCCGCCACCTTGGCCACCGGCAGGCCGGGCGGATAGACGCCGTCCAGGCCCGACGTGGCCAGCGCATCGCCGGGCTTGATGTCGGCATTGGCGGCGATGAAGCGCAACTCCATCACGCCACGTTCGCCGCCGTAGGCCACGCCGCGCTGCTGCGTGCGGGTGTTGAGCACCGGGATGGTGGCTTCGCGGTCGGTCAGCAGCGTCACTTCGGCGGACAGCGGATAGACGCGGGTGACCTGGCCCAGCACGCCCGAATCGTTGACCACCGGCGCGCCCAGGC
The Roseateles amylovorans genome window above contains:
- the mreC gene encoding rod shape-determining protein MreC, whose protein sequence is MPLGTLDRNPPPLFREGPSALTKLAFCAALAVFLMVADARFGITAPARSGLALVLHPLQRMLLAPVDAWEQAGDYARGMERATEAENQARRQLAEQAVVLSRAAQLQAENQRLRALLDLREALPVKSLAAEVLYEAADPFSRRIVIDRGSHRGVRLGAPVVNDSGVLGQVTRVYPLSAEVTLLTDREATIPVLNTRTQQRGVAYGGERGVMELRFIAANADIKPGDALATSGLDGVYPPGLPVAKVAEVERRGDTSFARVGLAPVAQPDSARHVLVLEPLLGQEAAREEAAAEAASAATTAEGNRKGGKSGRSSRAAANVDEAASAPAAAQKGASR